A single genomic interval of Lathyrus oleraceus cultivar Zhongwan6 chromosome 7, CAAS_Psat_ZW6_1.0, whole genome shotgun sequence harbors:
- the LOC127100487 gene encoding protein BCCIP homolog, whose protein sequence is MPRKPRRHQQLKSWPITFSPFARALAHTMPKRRSESVENPTPSSASNGSTKHPLEERLEVEGSESSDGEFDGVVQADFAFFDPKSNDFHGVKTLLQTYLDVEEWDLSGFVDLILEQTTVGTVVKVEDDEDEGVFALATALNLWRYREHRCIIQLKEFLLHKVCQEKHIADQLRLLLGEQAHNVGLLVSQRVVNLPPQLLPHLYDSLFNEVSWATEDEPTEDLRNSFRFKHYVILSKIYKHKNAEQKRKQSDDSDEAIIYVKPEDEIFHKLSSWSFCFPLRTQQPAPHELKSYRSMGLIMAVEADKIPAFRQELGSLINES, encoded by the exons ATGCCTCGAAAGCCTAGAAGGCATCAACAACTCAAATCTTGGCCGATTACATTTTCCCCTTTTGCTCGTGCTCTTGCTCATACGATGCCGAAGCGTCGTTCCGAATCTGTTGAGAACCCTACCCCTTCCTCTGCTA GTAATGGATCCACTAAGCATCCTTTAGAAGAGAGATTGGAAGTGGAAGGATCCGAGTCGTCTGATGGGGAGTTTGAT GGAGTTGTCCAAGCGGATTTTGCGTTTTTTGatcctaaatccaatgatttcCATGGAGTTAAGACCTTGCTGCAAACTTACCTGGATGTTGAAGAATGGGATTTGAGTGGATTTGTAGATTTGATTTTGGAACAGACCACTGTAGGGACTGTTGTGAAGGTAGAGGATGATGAGGATGAAGGGGTTTTCGCCCTTGCTACCGCTCTTAATCTATGGAGATATAGG GAGCATAGATGTATTATCCAACTCAAGGAATTTCTCCTCCATAAAGTATGCCAAGAGAAGCACATTGCTGATCAGTTGAGATTACTTTTGGGAGAACAAGCACATAATGTGGGTCTCCTTGTATCACAGCGTGTGGTGAACCTTCCTCCTCAGCTTTTACCACATCTCTATGATTCTCTTTTTAATGAAGTGTCATGGGCCACGGAAGATGAG CCAACAGAGGACCTCCGAAATTCCTTCCGGTTTAAGCATTATGTAATACTAAGCAAAATTTACAAG CACAAGAATGCAGAACAAAAAAGAAAACAGAGCGATGATAGCGATGAGGCGATAATATATGTTAAGCCTGAGGATGAAATTTTTCACAAG TTAAGCTCGTGGTCCTTCTGTTTTCCTTTACGCACCCAGCAGCCTGCACCTCACGAG CTAAAGAGTTACAGATCAATGGGATTAATCATGGCTGTTGAGGCAGACAAAATTCCAGCATTTCGACAAGAATTAGGTTCTTTAATAAATGAAAGCTAA